In Nocardia asteroides, a single genomic region encodes these proteins:
- a CDS encoding YbhB/YbcL family Raf kinase inhibitor-like protein: MRNNPYDALPDVPSFTVTSDDVADGEKFGNDQVSGVFGAGGRDISPQLSWSGFPEGTKSFAVTVYDPDAPTASGFWHWAVADIPAGTTSLPSGAGSGEEGGAIPTGAITLRNDGGFAGYVGAAPPQGHGPHRYFVVVHAVDVESLGVPPEASPAFLGFNLFSHTLARATLVATYEQ, from the coding sequence ATGAGAAACAACCCGTACGACGCGCTGCCCGATGTCCCGTCCTTCACCGTCACCTCCGACGATGTCGCCGACGGCGAGAAGTTCGGCAACGACCAGGTGAGCGGGGTGTTCGGCGCGGGCGGGCGGGACATCTCGCCGCAGCTGTCGTGGTCCGGTTTCCCCGAGGGCACCAAGAGTTTCGCGGTCACCGTCTACGACCCCGACGCCCCGACCGCCTCCGGTTTCTGGCACTGGGCGGTGGCCGACATCCCGGCGGGCACCACCTCGCTGCCGTCCGGGGCGGGCAGCGGCGAGGAGGGCGGGGCGATCCCGACGGGGGCGATCACGCTGCGCAACGACGGCGGCTTCGCCGGGTACGTGGGCGCGGCTCCGCCGCAGGGCCACGGCCCGCACCGCTACTTCGTCGTGGTGCACGCGGTGGACGTGGAGAGCCTGGGCGTGCCGCCGGAGGCGAGCCCCGCGTTCCTCGGCTTCAACCTGTTCAGCCACACCCTGGCCCGCGCCACCCTGGTCGCCACCTACGAGCAGTAG
- a CDS encoding M20/M25/M40 family metallo-hydrolase translates to MSATGDPSGPPPDSSAVAEVVDLVSALIRFDTSNTGELATTRGEAECARWVIEQLEEVGYTTEYVESGAPGRGNVFARLPGADPSRGALLIHGHLDVVPAEAADWSVHPFSGAVRDGYVWGRGAVDMKDMVGMSLALARQFRREGTVPPRDIVFAFLADEENGGKWGSQWLVEHRPELFDGITEAVGEVGGFSLTVPRRDGSDRRLYLVETAEKGLGWMRLRAKARAGHGSFLHEDNAVTILARAVARLGTHTFPLVVSDSVAEFLAAVSEESGLEFDPAGPDIEGRLAKLGTISRIIGATLRDTANPTMLSAGYKANVIPQTAEAVVDCRVVPGRQAEFEREVDELIGPDVEREWITKLDSYETTFDGHLVDAMNAAVLAHDPNGRTVPYMLSGGTDAKAFAKLGIRCFGFAPLRLPPELDFTALFHGVDERVPVESLEFGTRVLEHFLLHS, encoded by the coding sequence GTGTCCGCAACTGGCGATCCCTCCGGTCCCCCTCCCGACTCCAGCGCCGTCGCCGAGGTCGTCGACCTGGTCAGCGCGCTGATCCGCTTCGACACCTCCAACACCGGCGAACTGGCCACCACCAGGGGCGAGGCCGAGTGCGCGCGGTGGGTGATCGAGCAGCTGGAGGAGGTCGGCTACACCACCGAGTACGTGGAGTCCGGCGCGCCGGGCCGCGGCAACGTCTTCGCCCGGCTGCCCGGCGCGGATCCTTCGCGCGGCGCGCTGCTGATCCACGGCCACCTGGACGTGGTGCCCGCCGAGGCCGCGGACTGGAGCGTGCACCCGTTCTCCGGCGCGGTCCGGGACGGCTACGTGTGGGGCCGCGGCGCGGTCGACATGAAGGACATGGTCGGCATGTCCCTGGCGCTGGCCCGCCAGTTCCGCCGGGAGGGAACGGTCCCGCCGCGCGACATCGTCTTCGCCTTCCTCGCCGACGAGGAGAACGGCGGCAAGTGGGGGTCGCAGTGGCTGGTGGAGCACCGCCCCGAGCTGTTCGACGGCATCACCGAGGCGGTCGGCGAAGTCGGCGGCTTCTCGCTGACGGTGCCGCGCCGGGACGGGAGCGACCGCCGCCTGTACCTGGTGGAGACCGCGGAGAAGGGGCTGGGCTGGATGCGGCTGCGCGCCAAGGCGCGCGCCGGGCACGGCTCGTTCCTGCACGAGGACAACGCGGTCACCATCCTGGCCAGGGCGGTGGCGCGCCTGGGCACGCACACCTTCCCGCTGGTGGTCTCGGATTCGGTGGCCGAGTTCCTGGCCGCGGTGTCGGAGGAGAGCGGCCTGGAGTTCGATCCGGCGGGCCCCGACATCGAGGGCAGGCTGGCCAAGCTGGGCACGATCTCCCGGATCATCGGCGCCACCCTGCGCGACACCGCGAACCCGACCATGCTCAGTGCCGGCTACAAGGCCAACGTGATCCCGCAGACCGCGGAGGCGGTGGTGGACTGCCGGGTCGTGCCCGGCAGGCAGGCCGAGTTCGAGCGCGAGGTGGACGAGCTGATCGGCCCGGACGTGGAGCGCGAGTGGATCACCAAGCTCGACTCCTACGAGACCACCTTCGACGGGCACCTGGTCGACGCGATGAACGCCGCGGTGCTGGCGCACGACCCGAACGGGCGCACGGTGCCCTACATGCTCTCCGGCGGCACCGACGCGAAGGCCTTCGCCAAGCTCGGGATCCGCTGCTTCGGGTTCGCGCCGCTGCGGCTGCCACCGGAGCTGGACTTCACCGCGCTGTTCCACGGCGTGGACGAGCGGGTGCCGGTGGAGTCGCTCGAATTCGGCACCCGGGTGCTGGAACACTTCCTGCTGCACAGCTGA
- a CDS encoding PAS and ANTAR domain-containing protein — MDQANSDAVVLGAAPRAAEAEDGLPGGTELLGGGRPQVAGGFRFYLADQRWEWSDEVAALHGYAEETVQATTELLLSHKHPEDRDQVAATIARSVETGEPFCSSHRIVDRTGAVRHVLVVGDHLTGDDGTVLGTSGYYIDVTDTFAESRKATLDGVLPELYESRAVIEQVKGAMMLVYGISADQAFRVLAWRSQETNVKLRTLAARLIAELAASADADVQLRTRFDHLLLTVHERADEGEHPEP, encoded by the coding sequence ATGGACCAGGCGAACAGTGATGCCGTCGTGCTCGGCGCCGCGCCGCGCGCAGCCGAGGCCGAGGACGGGCTGCCCGGGGGCACCGAGCTGCTCGGCGGCGGCCGCCCCCAGGTCGCGGGCGGTTTCCGGTTCTACCTCGCCGACCAGCGCTGGGAATGGTCCGACGAGGTCGCCGCCCTGCACGGCTACGCCGAGGAGACCGTGCAGGCCACCACCGAGCTGCTGCTCTCGCACAAACACCCCGAGGACCGCGACCAGGTCGCCGCCACCATCGCCCGCAGCGTCGAGACCGGCGAGCCCTTCTGCAGCAGCCACCGCATCGTCGACCGCACGGGCGCGGTGCGCCACGTTCTCGTCGTCGGCGACCACCTGACCGGCGACGACGGCACCGTGCTCGGTACCAGCGGCTACTACATCGACGTCACCGACACCTTCGCCGAGAGCCGCAAGGCCACCCTGGACGGGGTGCTGCCCGAGCTCTACGAATCGCGTGCCGTGATCGAACAGGTCAAGGGCGCCATGATGCTGGTCTACGGGATCAGCGCCGACCAGGCCTTCCGGGTGCTCGCCTGGCGCTCGCAGGAGACCAACGTCAAACTGCGCACGCTGGCCGCGCGGCTGATCGCCGAGCTCGCCGCGAGCGCCGACGCCGACGTCCAGCTGCGCACCCGGTTCGACCACCTGCTGCTCACCGTGCACGAACGCGCCGACGAGGGCGAGCACCCCGAGCCCTGA
- a CDS encoding GAF and ANTAR domain-containing protein, which produces MARRETELVAAFVRLADTLVDDYDPMDLVQYLLDRAVELLPPADNGAVLLVDEHGDLQVFASTDETARWLELLQLQSRNGPCLQSYRTAERVVTEDLQRDRERWPEFADTAYEQGLRSVYALPLRLRDDRLGAMNLFSTDTGAHLSDDDLAVGQALADIAAIALLRARQLADTRTVNNQLQHALQSRIVIEQAKGMLSAQGELHPETAFAALRGYARHHRRRLPELSREVVERSVDAAEVLAFAAAPAHER; this is translated from the coding sequence ATGGCGCGCCGGGAAACGGAGTTGGTGGCGGCATTCGTCCGCCTCGCGGACACACTGGTCGACGACTACGACCCGATGGACCTGGTGCAGTACCTGCTCGACCGTGCCGTCGAGCTGCTGCCGCCCGCCGACAACGGCGCGGTGCTGCTGGTGGACGAGCACGGCGACCTGCAGGTCTTCGCCTCGACCGACGAGACGGCGCGCTGGCTGGAGCTACTGCAGCTGCAGTCCCGCAACGGGCCGTGCCTGCAGTCCTACCGGACCGCGGAGCGGGTCGTCACCGAGGATCTGCAGCGCGACCGGGAGCGCTGGCCGGAGTTCGCCGACACCGCCTACGAGCAGGGGCTGCGCTCGGTGTACGCGCTGCCGCTGCGGCTGCGCGACGACCGCCTCGGCGCGATGAACCTGTTCAGCACCGACACCGGGGCGCACCTGTCCGACGACGATCTCGCGGTCGGGCAGGCGCTGGCCGACATCGCCGCGATCGCGCTGCTGCGGGCCAGGCAGCTGGCCGACACCAGGACGGTGAACAACCAGCTGCAGCACGCGCTGCAATCGCGGATCGTGATCGAACAGGCCAAGGGCATGCTCTCGGCGCAGGGCGAGCTGCACCCGGAGACGGCGTTCGCCGCGCTGCGCGGCTACGCCCGCCACCACCGGCGCCGGCTGCCCGAGCTCTCGCGCGAGGTGGTGGAGCGCTCGGTGGACGCCGCCGAGGTGCTGGCCTTCGCCGCGGCGCCCGCACACGAGCGGTAG